One genomic window of Punica granatum isolate Tunisia-2019 chromosome 1, ASM765513v2, whole genome shotgun sequence includes the following:
- the LOC116188741 gene encoding homeobox-leucine zipper protein ATHB-12-like, whose product MLGDAPGELYYSPSGLAMEAFDYVNPSWRQIKKGKGRGKSNKRRFSDEQIRSLETIFESETRLDPRKKLQVARELGLQPRQVAIWFQNKRARWKSKQLEHDYAILRADYTQLASRLESLKKEKHALISQLEKLKDLADKGAAAASAVTDGDRSGVEDETKTEPPAAAAAAAAAAAAPALLLSDGVSSIKAEWNLGILEEEDDHHHRHQDDSESLKMNMDVMDKGSSLSSTRHGPSPSLNSDDLLNDSSPTQWWDFWS is encoded by the exons ATGTTGGGCGATGCACCGGGGGAGTTATACTACTCTCCTTCCGGTTTAGCTATGGAGGCATTCGATTATGTGAACCCGAGCTGGAGGCAGATCAAGAAGGGCAAGGGAAGAGGCAAGAGCAACAAGAGGAGGTTCAGCGACGAGCAGATCAGGTCGCTGGAGACTATATTCGAGTCCGAGACGAGGCTCGACCCCCGCAAGAAGTTGCAGGTGGCCAGGGAGCTGGGGCTGCAGCCGAGGCAGGTAGCGATATGGTTCCAGAACAAGCGGGCGCGCTGGAAGTCCAAGCAGCTCGAGCACGACTACGCCATCCTCAGGGCCGACTACACCCAACTGGCCTCCCGCCTCGAGTCCCTCAAGAAGGAGAAGCATGCCTTGATTTCTCAG CTGGAGAAGCTGAAGGATCTCGCGGATAAAGGGGCTGCAGCCGCGTCAGCAGTCACTGATGGGGATCGGAGCGGTGTAGAAGATGAAACCAAGACGGAGCcaccagcagcagcagcagcagcagcagcagctgcaGCTGCACCTGCTCTCTTGCTGTCGGATGGTGTAAGCAGCATCAAGGCAGAATGGAATCTCGGAATACTAGAAGAGGAGGATGATCACCACCATCGCCATCAGGACGATAGCGAAAGCCTCAAGATGAACATGGACGTGATGGACAAAGGCAGTTCCTTATCATCAACGCGCCACGGCCCGAGTCCCAGTCTAAACTCAGATGATCTCCTCAATGACAGCTCCCCAACTCAGTGGTGGGACTTCTGGTCTTGA